In Winkia neuii, a genomic segment contains:
- the ftsX gene encoding permease-like cell division protein FtsX, giving the protein MRFWLVVSEAFKGIFRNWVMTVSVILVTFVSLLFVGAGALSQVQVNRMSKQWYSKVEVTVSMCAQSDTAEGCGGQAASTEQIDKVKERLNSAEMQKLIQHVDYVDQQQALKEFRQQLGDTPLGEATTADMLPVSFRVKLKDPRQYQVIADELTGQPGVQSVQDQRQVVEPLFNVLNKATILSWGLAGIMSLAAVLLIATTIRVSALLRQKRTEIMRLVGASNLFIQLPFMLEGAIAAIIGAILAVGALAAGVQFFIQGWLRESFRWVDLITTHDVLWISPWLLLSAIVVTALASLGSLARYTRI; this is encoded by the coding sequence ATGCGTTTCTGGTTAGTAGTTTCTGAGGCTTTCAAAGGTATTTTCCGCAACTGGGTTATGACTGTTTCGGTCATCCTGGTCACGTTCGTGTCGCTGCTGTTCGTAGGCGCTGGGGCGCTGTCCCAGGTGCAGGTAAACCGCATGTCGAAGCAGTGGTATTCAAAGGTTGAGGTCACCGTTTCGATGTGTGCCCAGTCTGATACCGCTGAGGGGTGCGGCGGGCAGGCGGCTTCTACTGAGCAGATCGACAAGGTGAAAGAACGGCTGAACTCTGCCGAAATGCAGAAGCTCATCCAGCATGTTGACTACGTCGATCAGCAGCAGGCGTTGAAGGAATTCCGCCAGCAGCTTGGGGATACCCCGCTTGGCGAGGCAACTACCGCCGATATGCTGCCCGTTTCCTTCCGAGTCAAGCTGAAGGATCCACGCCAGTACCAGGTTATTGCTGACGAACTTACCGGTCAGCCGGGGGTACAGTCGGTTCAGGACCAGCGCCAGGTGGTAGAGCCACTGTTCAACGTTCTAAACAAGGCGACCATCTTGTCGTGGGGGCTAGCTGGCATCATGTCGTTGGCGGCTGTACTGCTCATTGCCACCACGATTCGAGTAAGCGCGTTGCTGCGGCAAAAACGCACCGAGATCATGCGTTTGGTTGGCGCATCTAACCTGTTCATCCAGTTGCCGTTCATGCTCGAGGGCGCGATCGCTGCCATCATCGGTGCGATCTTGGCTGTGGGAGCTCTGGCAGCTGGCGTGCAATTCTTCATCCAGGGATGGCTCCGTGAGTCCTTCCGCTGGGTAGACCTAATTACAACTCACGATGTGCTGTGGATTTCCCCCTGGCTGCTACTGTCGGCCATCGTGGTCACCGCGCTCGCATCGCTCGGTTCGCTTGCTAGGTACACGAGGATCTAA
- the ftsE gene encoding cell division ATP-binding protein FtsE — translation MITFDNVSMVYKRGARPALDDISVQIDKGEFVFLVGQSGSGKSTFLNLVLRSLRPTSGHLFVAGKDVTTLSSWRVPQLRRQIGTVFQDFALLDNKTVFDNVALALQVIGKPRHTVKTEVPEVLEMVGLEGKGKRYPHQLSGGEQQRVAIARAMVNRPLLLLADEPTGNLDPTTSIGIMRLLDRINRTGTTVVMATHDDEIVDALRKRVIELVDGKIVRDQLHGVYGATR, via the coding sequence ATGATTACCTTCGACAATGTCTCGATGGTCTATAAGCGTGGTGCAAGGCCAGCTTTGGATGACATTTCGGTGCAGATCGACAAGGGCGAGTTTGTCTTTCTTGTGGGCCAGTCCGGCTCTGGCAAATCTACGTTCCTGAACCTGGTTCTGCGTTCTTTGCGCCCCACTTCGGGGCACCTGTTCGTGGCAGGTAAGGATGTTACTACTCTTTCTAGCTGGCGGGTGCCGCAGTTGCGCCGCCAGATCGGCACGGTGTTCCAGGATTTCGCCCTCTTGGATAACAAGACCGTCTTCGACAATGTTGCGCTTGCACTGCAGGTGATTGGCAAGCCGCGCCACACCGTTAAGACCGAGGTCCCCGAAGTGCTAGAGATGGTTGGCTTGGAAGGTAAAGGCAAGCGGTATCCGCACCAGCTTTCCGGTGGCGAACAGCAGCGTGTGGCTATAGCGAGGGCGATGGTCAACCGTCCGCTGCTACTGCTAGCAGACGAGCCCACGGGCAACCTGGATCCGACTACGTCCATTGGAATTATGCGATTGCTGGATCGCATCAACCGCACGGGCACCACGGTAGTGATGGCAACCCACGACGACGAGATCGTGGACGCGCTGCGTAAACGAGTAATCGAATTGGTCGATGGGAAGATTGTGCGCGATCAGCTCCACGGCGTTTACGGAGCTACGAGGTAA
- the prfB gene encoding peptide chain release factor 2 has product MAIDYSEELEKLRHKLGEIEAVTDLDALRAKIAKLSEEAAAPDLWDDQEKAQAVTSKLSHAQSELERVQKMEHRLEDTQAMFELAEESEGEERQLLHEEAQADLAALDKDLSELEIRTLMSGEYDERSAVVTIRSGAGGVDAADFAQMLLRMYTRWAERHGYSYKVMDTSYAEEAGIKSATFQVNEPYAYGRLSVEGGTHRLVRISPFDNQGRRQTSFAAVEVIPLIESTDHIDIPDSDLKVDVFRSSGPGGQSVNTTDSAVRMTHLPTGIVVSMQDEKSQIQNRASALRVLQSRLLALRQEEEKAKRDELKGDVKASWGDQMRSYVLQPFQMVKDLRTNYESGNPTSVFDGDLDGFIDAGIRWRKGQKSE; this is encoded by the coding sequence GTGGCTATTGATTATTCTGAAGAACTAGAGAAACTGCGGCACAAGCTTGGCGAGATCGAGGCGGTTACCGACCTCGACGCGTTGCGTGCCAAAATAGCCAAGCTTTCCGAGGAAGCGGCGGCTCCGGATCTTTGGGATGACCAAGAGAAGGCGCAGGCAGTCACTTCGAAGCTGTCGCATGCGCAGTCAGAATTGGAGCGGGTGCAAAAGATGGAACACCGGCTCGAAGATACTCAGGCAATGTTCGAACTTGCCGAAGAATCCGAGGGCGAAGAACGCCAGCTGCTCCACGAGGAGGCCCAGGCAGATCTTGCCGCCTTGGATAAGGACCTTAGCGAGCTGGAAATCCGCACGCTCATGTCTGGCGAATACGACGAACGTTCGGCGGTGGTAACCATCCGCTCTGGTGCGGGCGGTGTTGACGCTGCTGATTTTGCTCAGATGCTGCTACGCATGTACACCCGGTGGGCGGAACGGCACGGCTATTCCTACAAGGTGATGGATACTTCCTACGCCGAAGAAGCTGGCATTAAGTCCGCTACCTTCCAAGTCAATGAGCCATACGCGTACGGGCGTCTTTCTGTTGAGGGCGGCACCCACCGCCTGGTGCGCATTAGCCCCTTTGACAACCAAGGCAGGCGGCAGACCTCGTTTGCTGCGGTGGAAGTCATTCCTTTGATTGAATCTACTGACCACATTGACATTCCTGATTCGGACTTGAAGGTGGATGTCTTCCGCTCCTCCGGGCCGGGCGGCCAGTCGGTGAACACTACTGACTCAGCGGTCCGCATGACGCACTTGCCGACGGGCATCGTCGTGTCAATGCAAGACGAGAAATCGCAGATTCAGAATAGGGCTTCGGCTTTGCGGGTGTTGCAGTCCCGCCTGCTAGCGCTACGCCAGGAAGAGGAAAAGGCGAAACGCGATGAATTGAAGGGGGATGTGAAGGCTTCCTGGGGCGACCAGATGCGTTCCTACGTTTTGCAGCCCTTCCAGATGGTCAAGGATCTGCGCACCAACTACGAGTCGGGTAATCCCACCAGCGTCTTTGACGGAGACCTAGATGGTTTCATCGATGCGGGGATTCGCTGGCGTAAAGGACAGAAGTCCGAATAA
- a CDS encoding pilus assembly protein TadG-related protein: MRRQREEGRILVLSIGFAVLIMLVIFGTASVSTLYLQQKQLVAAADTLASSSTQSVSASEYYQGRNPGRPVLSRQLVRARVMRQAKAEFALRTRLRRPRVLDVDLPEPELARVHLSAQGELRFLPPALRNIAPTVRLNATSTARIVSD, translated from the coding sequence ATGCGTCGGCAACGCGAAGAGGGACGCATCCTTGTGCTGTCGATAGGCTTTGCGGTTCTGATCATGCTGGTAATTTTTGGAACGGCCTCCGTCTCTACCCTGTACTTGCAGCAAAAACAGCTGGTAGCCGCGGCCGACACGTTGGCTTCCAGTTCTACCCAGAGCGTTTCCGCCTCGGAGTACTACCAGGGACGCAACCCAGGGCGTCCTGTATTGTCGCGACAGCTAGTGCGGGCACGAGTGATGAGGCAGGCAAAGGCAGAGTTTGCGCTGCGCACCCGCCTACGTCGCCCTCGGGTTCTAGATGTAGACCTGCCAGAACCAGAGCTAGCCCGAGTGCACCTATCAGCCCAAGGCGAGTTGAGGTTTTTACCACCTGCGCTTAGAAATATTGCCCCGACAGTCAGGCTAAATGCCACTTCGACTGCGAGGATTGTTTCTGATTGA
- a CDS encoding type II secretion system F family protein, whose amino-acid sequence MSSGVAVGIAFALGTICLWWWYEAGRATLMSRVSAYLSPSKKNASFLTQLLYAAGEWAKSLLNSAGSTNQSVTRRLRQLGGRQTLASFRRSQGLWAGCGAALGMGVAIAAVTLRRVPIPFSILFIALGAIGGGLARDRYLTSQAKNYQRLLNMQLPDAAELLALAVGAGEGLAAALERVAASASGIVGQEFGRATRAVKAGLPMSRALSQISAANDSQPLSRLVDATITAVERGTPLAPVLRAQAADCRAQSRKMLLEEGGKREIAMLLPVVFVILPQVVLFALYPGLLALRLE is encoded by the coding sequence ATGAGCTCGGGGGTAGCAGTAGGCATCGCATTTGCCTTGGGAACCATCTGCCTGTGGTGGTGGTACGAGGCCGGAAGGGCCACGCTGATGTCTCGGGTCAGTGCCTACCTGTCGCCCTCAAAGAAGAATGCCAGCTTCCTTACACAGCTTCTCTACGCAGCCGGGGAGTGGGCTAAATCCCTACTGAACAGCGCCGGCTCCACCAACCAGTCGGTGACGCGGCGGCTGAGGCAGCTCGGAGGCCGTCAGACGTTGGCATCTTTTCGACGCAGCCAAGGCCTTTGGGCAGGGTGCGGGGCAGCGCTGGGTATGGGTGTCGCGATCGCGGCGGTCACCCTTCGCAGGGTTCCCATTCCGTTTTCAATATTGTTTATAGCCTTGGGCGCGATCGGCGGAGGACTAGCCCGGGACCGATACCTGACTAGCCAGGCGAAAAACTACCAGCGCCTGCTCAACATGCAGCTGCCCGATGCTGCCGAGCTGCTTGCCCTTGCCGTAGGAGCAGGGGAGGGGTTGGCTGCGGCGCTAGAGAGGGTAGCTGCTTCCGCCTCCGGCATCGTCGGCCAGGAATTTGGGCGGGCAACGCGAGCCGTGAAGGCGGGCCTACCCATGTCGAGGGCGCTCTCTCAGATCTCAGCAGCCAATGACTCGCAGCCGCTTTCCAGACTGGTTGACGCCACCATTACCGCGGTAGAACGTGGCACTCCACTTGCTCCTGTGTTGCGCGCGCAGGCGGCAGATTGCCGTGCTCAGTCCAGAAAAATGCTTCTGGAAGAGGGCGGAAAACGAGAGATCGCAATGCTGCTCCCCGTGGTGTTTGTGATCCTTCCCCAAGTTGTCCTATTTGCCCTTTACCCGGGGCTACTAGCACTCAGATTGGAATAG
- a CDS encoding type II secretion system F family protein — protein sequence MGVVVGFFLGVGIILVYLSQTTALPKRQKHNGKVAQLLKAAEIRNVSSTQYILACLGAGLAVLILVAALTQTWIVALIIALGVGGLPTFLLRLRSKRIQAARRAVWPDVIDDMISGISAGMALPDTLIALGSKGPEVLRPYMEAFASDLAASGKFDEALTLLKERLADPVGDRIVEALRISHTVGGSDLSELLRSLAHLLREDSRTRGELEARQSWTVNGARLAVVAPWIVVALMCLEPSAAHAYQSAKGAAVLVAGALMSALAYWAMVKIAALPKDQRTLA from the coding sequence ATGGGAGTGGTGGTTGGCTTCTTTCTAGGGGTAGGCATAATCCTGGTCTATCTATCGCAAACTACTGCATTGCCGAAGAGGCAGAAACATAACGGGAAAGTCGCACAACTACTCAAGGCTGCCGAAATAAGAAACGTCAGCTCCACCCAATACATTCTTGCCTGCCTCGGCGCTGGCCTTGCAGTCTTGATCCTGGTTGCGGCCCTGACTCAGACGTGGATCGTAGCGCTCATCATTGCGCTCGGCGTTGGCGGGCTTCCCACGTTCTTGCTGCGATTGCGTAGCAAGCGGATTCAAGCTGCGCGTCGCGCGGTGTGGCCGGACGTTATCGACGACATGATCTCGGGCATCAGTGCCGGAATGGCGCTGCCTGATACCTTGATCGCCCTCGGGAGCAAGGGCCCCGAAGTGCTGCGTCCCTACATGGAAGCTTTTGCTTCTGACCTGGCCGCGAGCGGCAAATTCGACGAGGCGCTGACCCTGCTAAAAGAGCGGTTGGCAGATCCGGTTGGGGATCGAATCGTCGAGGCCTTGCGCATATCCCACACAGTTGGCGGATCTGACCTATCTGAATTGTTGCGGTCACTGGCCCACCTGCTTCGCGAGGACTCGCGAACCCGTGGCGAACTAGAGGCACGGCAATCATGGACGGTTAATGGGGCTCGATTAGCCGTAGTGGCGCCCTGGATAGTGGTCGCCCTCATGTGCTTAGAACCGAGCGCTGCGCACGCCTATCAAAGCGCTAAAGGGGCAGCGGTGCTGGTCGCCGGTGCGCTCATGTCGGCGTTGGCGTATTGGGCCATGGTAAAGATCGCGGCACTGCCAAAAGATCAGAGGACGCTCGCATGA
- a CDS encoding CpaF family protein, with translation MKQVQQALSDSAVDPAADFEGARKIIEIQVDNCENVLPEDHDDLVEQLIDKFCGIGPLQKFLDDPTVEEIWIDSPSRVFVAKDGKSELTTVILTDAEVRELVERMLRASGRRLDLSSPFVDAQLSSGERLHAVIPPVAAHHWSVNIRKHVAKARRINELVKLGMLTPQVAQFLDAAVLSGMNILVSGAVGAGKTTVLRALAGGMPATARVVTCEEVFELDLSARDCVAMQTRPANLDGSGEVTLRHLVKEALRMRPTNLIIGEVRSAEALDLLIALNSGIPGMCTIHANSAREALSKLTVLPLLAGPNVTEGFVVPTVAKALDLVVHVAMDHKGVRRIDHIDAVTGRVEGGVVEANTLFALRGGRLSRANGTLDAHERFAAAGLDLSSLLAVA, from the coding sequence ATGAAGCAGGTGCAACAGGCCCTCTCAGATTCTGCGGTCGATCCTGCTGCGGATTTCGAGGGCGCCCGCAAGATCATCGAAATCCAGGTTGATAATTGTGAAAACGTTCTTCCGGAAGACCATGACGACCTGGTAGAACAGCTAATAGATAAGTTCTGCGGAATTGGGCCACTACAAAAATTCTTAGATGATCCAACTGTCGAAGAAATATGGATTGACTCGCCCTCTAGAGTGTTTGTGGCTAAGGACGGAAAGTCCGAACTAACAACGGTAATTCTTACGGACGCAGAAGTACGTGAACTGGTAGAACGAATGCTCCGCGCTTCTGGGCGTCGCCTGGATCTGTCTTCCCCGTTTGTGGATGCGCAGCTTTCATCTGGGGAAAGGCTGCACGCAGTGATTCCGCCGGTTGCGGCGCATCACTGGTCGGTGAACATCCGTAAACACGTAGCCAAAGCGCGCCGAATCAACGAATTGGTAAAACTAGGGATGCTCACCCCGCAGGTGGCCCAGTTTCTAGACGCAGCTGTCTTGTCCGGCATGAACATCCTCGTCTCGGGTGCGGTGGGCGCGGGTAAAACCACGGTACTTCGAGCGTTGGCTGGCGGCATGCCTGCGACCGCGCGGGTAGTTACCTGCGAAGAAGTTTTTGAGTTGGACCTGTCAGCCCGAGACTGCGTTGCCATGCAAACTCGCCCAGCAAACTTGGATGGCTCTGGCGAGGTCACGCTACGGCACCTAGTAAAAGAGGCGCTGCGTATGCGCCCCACGAATTTAATCATTGGCGAGGTGCGCTCTGCGGAAGCCCTCGACTTGCTAATCGCCCTCAATTCCGGCATTCCCGGCATGTGTACGATCCACGCCAACTCTGCTCGCGAAGCCCTGTCGAAACTAACGGTTCTGCCACTGCTGGCGGGCCCTAACGTTACCGAAGGATTCGTGGTGCCCACAGTTGCCAAGGCTTTGGACTTGGTGGTGCACGTAGCAATGGACCACAAAGGAGTCCGCCGAATCGACCACATCGATGCCGTTACCGGTCGTGTTGAGGGCGGCGTCGTAGAAGCAAACACGCTCTTTGCCTTGCGTGGCGGGCGCCTTAGCCGCGCAAACGGTACTTTAGATGCACACGAGCGATTTGCTGCCGCAGGTTTAGACCTCTCTTCGCTATTGGCGGTGGCGTAG